The bacterium genome includes the window GCTGGAAGCAGTGGCGGCGGCTCAAGGCGAGGAACGGCTGGTGGAACTGTTGCGTCGGGTCGATGCCACCCTCGCGCAACTGGAAACACCCGATTGGGGTCTGTGCGCTCAGTGCCACGACGCGATCGAGGACGACCTGCTCGAAGCGGACCCTTCGTTCAGCGTCTGTCTGGAGTGCCTTTCGCCCGAGGAGCGCCGCGCCCTCGAGCAGGATCTGGCCGGCGCCCAACGGGTCCAGCGTGCCCTTCTTCCGCCTTCCGAGCTCAGTCACGACGGCTGGCAGGTAGCCTGGCTCTGGGAGCCGAGGGGTGCGGTCTCGGGAGACTATGTCGACCTGCTCGGCCACCGAGGCGAACCCAGCACCCTCGATTTGCTGCTCGGCGACGTGGTGGGTAAGGGCGTCTCCGCGTCGCTGCTGCAGTCGCATCTCCACGCCATGTTCCGGGCTCTGGCCGAGCCGCCGCGCTTGCTGGGCGAGATCCTTTCCCGCGCCAACCGACTGTTCTGCCAGGCCACTGATACCGCGGACTACGCCACCCTGGTGGCGGCGCGGCTTCATGGCGATGGCACGGTCGAGATGGCCA containing:
- a CDS encoding SpoIIE family protein phosphatase; this translates as MTPVQTRLRDELLGRRQRLEAVAAAQGEERLVELLRRVDATLAQLETPDWGLCAQCHDAIEDDLLEADPSFSVCLECLSPEERRALEQDLAGAQRVQRALLPPSELSHDGWQVAWLWEPRGAVSGDYVDLLGHRGEPSTLDLLLGDVVGKGVSASLLQSHLHAMFRALAEPPRLLGEILSRANRLFCQATDTADYATLVAARLHGDGTVEMANAGHPRPLVADRRGVRPVEGAGLPLGLFGESDYDVRRLRLEPGETLLFYTDGWTEAATERGEYGVGRAAAALAAAERLPLAELLVACRDDMETFLADTDRPDDFTLLAVRRAETAPA